Proteins from a single region of Catenulispora acidiphila DSM 44928:
- a CDS encoding ABC transporter permease codes for MRLRFAKGPVWRASRAAVRRRKVQTFVIGLVVALSAMSAVLGLGLLQASNGPFEQAFRQQHGAHAVVAFDGAKTTAQQLAATAHATGVASAAGPFESAQVSVQMGPNRGGLTELTVVGRPRPGPGDVDRVHLWRGRWPSAPGEIVLNAPGGEPLPGPPGRDVATITGPGLPTFTVVGYAYSVSQTADAWVAPAQMSALHPDHLQMLYRFAHAGSDAEVKADVASATAGLPSGTLTGFQSWRTSRAEMLAKLESLLPMVIAFGVLALAVAVLIVLNVVSGAVVSGYKDIGVYKTIGFTPRQVVRVYVATMAVPAVAGTVIGLPIGAVLAGPLMEKAFSSLGGQPGISLSALAACLIGVPLLVALSAYVPAGRAAGMSAISAISAGSAPKRGRGLKVQRKLAGSRLPRPVSMGLGLPFARPARSALTFAAVLLGVTTVVFANGLARTLSDASRASDRVGAVAIDIGHDQAKPVTLDPAALEQAMRGVAGVDGVAPQAGAMVGVAGMTSEVNVQFYGGDSAKMGWTMLKGHWLDGPHQIVAPARFLNLHHLAIGQTLTVESDGRTAKGVIVGEDITGGDSMFYADWSTLRQLSPGRQADGFEVHAAAGTDRQALAAELRALDPAWDVTVRDYGDPNVGLRVFAAVITVILSLVAALGVFNTVLLTTRERRRDLGMLKSVGMTPRQVVGMIVTSMGLLGVLGGIAGLPLGYGLHALIVSVSAKAQGIDLAPSMVHVYTVPLLAWMFLAGVGIAVLGALVPARSAARASISEVLRSE; via the coding sequence ATGAGGCTGAGATTCGCCAAGGGACCGGTCTGGCGCGCCTCGCGGGCCGCCGTGCGCCGGCGCAAGGTGCAGACCTTCGTCATCGGGCTCGTGGTCGCCCTGTCCGCGATGAGCGCGGTGCTCGGCCTGGGGCTGCTCCAGGCCTCGAACGGGCCTTTCGAGCAGGCCTTCCGGCAGCAGCATGGAGCGCACGCCGTCGTCGCCTTCGACGGCGCCAAGACCACCGCGCAGCAGCTCGCCGCCACCGCGCATGCCACCGGGGTCGCCAGCGCGGCCGGACCTTTCGAGTCCGCGCAGGTCAGTGTGCAGATGGGCCCGAACCGGGGCGGTCTGACGGAGCTGACCGTGGTCGGCCGGCCGCGGCCCGGACCCGGCGACGTCGACCGCGTCCACCTGTGGCGCGGCCGCTGGCCGAGCGCGCCGGGCGAGATCGTGCTGAACGCGCCGGGGGGCGAGCCGCTCCCCGGGCCGCCCGGACGGGACGTCGCCACCATCACCGGACCTGGCCTGCCGACCTTCACCGTCGTCGGCTACGCGTACTCGGTATCGCAGACCGCGGACGCCTGGGTCGCGCCGGCTCAGATGAGCGCGCTGCACCCGGACCATCTGCAGATGCTCTACCGCTTCGCCCACGCCGGCAGCGACGCCGAGGTCAAGGCGGACGTGGCGTCCGCGACCGCCGGGCTGCCGTCCGGCACCCTCACCGGGTTCCAGTCCTGGCGCACCAGCCGCGCCGAGATGCTGGCCAAGCTGGAGAGCCTGCTGCCGATGGTGATCGCCTTCGGCGTGCTGGCGCTGGCCGTCGCGGTGCTGATCGTGCTGAACGTGGTCAGCGGCGCCGTGGTCTCCGGATACAAGGACATCGGGGTCTACAAGACCATCGGCTTCACTCCGCGCCAGGTGGTGCGGGTGTACGTGGCGACCATGGCGGTGCCGGCGGTCGCCGGGACGGTGATCGGGCTGCCGATCGGCGCGGTGCTGGCCGGGCCGCTGATGGAGAAGGCGTTCAGTTCGCTCGGCGGGCAGCCCGGGATCAGCCTGTCGGCGCTCGCGGCGTGTCTGATCGGAGTGCCGCTGCTGGTGGCCCTGTCGGCGTACGTTCCGGCGGGGCGCGCGGCGGGGATGTCGGCGATCTCTGCGATCTCCGCGGGCTCGGCGCCCAAGCGCGGCCGGGGGTTGAAGGTGCAGCGCAAGCTGGCCGGCTCGCGGCTGCCGCGCCCGGTGAGCATGGGCCTGGGACTGCCCTTCGCCCGGCCCGCTCGCAGCGCCCTGACCTTCGCGGCGGTGCTGCTCGGGGTGACCACCGTGGTCTTCGCCAACGGCCTGGCGCGCACTTTGAGCGATGCCAGCAGGGCTTCGGACCGGGTCGGTGCGGTGGCCATCGACATCGGCCACGATCAGGCGAAGCCGGTCACCCTGGATCCAGCCGCCTTGGAGCAGGCGATGCGCGGGGTCGCAGGGGTCGACGGCGTGGCGCCCCAGGCGGGCGCCATGGTCGGGGTGGCCGGGATGACCAGCGAGGTCAACGTCCAGTTCTACGGCGGTGACTCGGCGAAGATGGGCTGGACCATGCTCAAGGGCCACTGGCTCGACGGTCCGCACCAGATCGTCGCCCCGGCGCGGTTCCTGAACCTGCACCACCTGGCGATCGGGCAGACCCTGACCGTGGAGTCGGACGGCCGCACCGCGAAGGGCGTCATCGTCGGCGAGGACATCACCGGCGGGGACAGCATGTTCTACGCCGACTGGAGCACCTTGCGGCAGCTGTCGCCGGGACGTCAGGCCGACGGGTTCGAGGTACACGCCGCGGCGGGCACCGACCGGCAGGCGCTGGCCGCCGAGCTGCGGGCGCTGGACCCGGCCTGGGACGTCACCGTCCGCGACTACGGCGACCCCAACGTCGGACTGCGGGTCTTCGCAGCGGTCATCACCGTGATCCTGAGCCTGGTCGCCGCCCTCGGCGTGTTCAACACCGTGCTGCTCACCACCCGGGAGCGCCGCCGCGATCTGGGGATGCTGAAGTCGGTGGGCATGACCCCGCGCCAGGTGGTGGGGATGATCGTGACCTCGATGGGGCTGCTGGGGGTGCTCGGCGGGATCGCCGGCCTGCCGCTGGGCTACGGCCTGCACGCGCTGATCGTCTCGGTGAGCGCCAAGGCCCAGGGCATCGACCTCGCGCCGAGCATGGTGCACGTCTACACGGTGCCGCTGCTGGCCTGGATGTTCCTGGCCGGGGTCGGGATCGCGGTGCTCGGGGCGCTGGTCCCGGCGCGGTCCGCGGCGCGCGCGTCGATCTCCGAGGTGCTCCGCAGCGAATGA